In Bos indicus isolate NIAB-ARS_2022 breed Sahiwal x Tharparkar chromosome 19, NIAB-ARS_B.indTharparkar_mat_pri_1.0, whole genome shotgun sequence, the following proteins share a genomic window:
- the ADPRM gene encoding manganese-dependent ADP-ribose/CDP-alcohol diphosphatase, whose amino-acid sequence MDYKPEPELLSESSERLFSFGVIADIQYADLEDGYNFQGNRRRYYRHSLLHLQGAIEHWNQERSPPRCVLQLGDIIDGYNAQYKASEKSLERVMNTFQMLRVPVHHTWGNHEFYNFSRDYLTNSKLNTKFLEDQIAHHPETVPSEDYYAYHFVPFPKFRFILLDAYDMSVLGVDQSSPKYQQCLKILREHNPNTELNSPQGLREPQFVQFNGGFSPEQLNWLNAVLTFSDRNQEKVVIVSHLPIYPEASDSVCLAWNYRDALAVIWSHKCVVCFFAGHTHDGGYSEDPYGVHHVNIEGVIETAPDSQAFGTVHVYPDKMMLEGRGRVPHRIMNYRKE is encoded by the exons ATGGATTATAAGCCCGAACCTGAACTCCTCAGTGAGAGCTCAGAACGTCTCTTCTCCTTTGGAGTGATAGCAGATATTCAATATGCTGATTTGGAAGATGGCTATAATTTCCAGGGAAACAGAAGGAGGTACTACAGACACAGTCTTCTTCACTTACAGGGTGCTATCGAACACTGGAATCAAGAACGCAGCCCGCCCCGTTGTGTGCTTCAGCTTGGAGACATCATCGACGGATACAATGCGCAGTACAAAGCATCAGAAAAGTCACTGGAGCGCGTCATGAACACATTCCAAATGCTGAGAGTCCCTGTTCATCACACGTGGGGAAACCACGAATTCTATAATTTCAGCAGAGACTATTTAACAAACTCCAAACTTAACACAAAGTTTCTGGAAGACCAGATTGCCCACCATCCTGAGACTGTGCCCTCGGAGGATTATTACGCGTATCATTTTGTACCATTCCCTAAATTCCGCTTCATTTTACTCGATGCTTATGACATGAGTGTCTTGGGCGTGGATCAGTCTTCTCCAAAATACCAGCAGTGTCTGAAGATACTGAGGGAGCACAACCCAAATACGGAACTGAATAGTCCTCAAG GACTTCGTGAGCCCCAGTTTGTCCAGTTTAATGGTGGATTTAGCCCAGAACAGCTGAACTGGCTGAATGCAGTTCTTACATTCTCGGACAGAAACCAAGAAAAGGTGGTGATTGTGA GCCATCTTCCCATTTACCCCGAGGCCTCTGACAGTGTGTGCCTGGCCTGGAATTACAGAGACGCCCTGGCGGTCATTTGGTCTCACAAGTGCGTGGTGTGCTTCTTCGCTGGCCACACTCACGATGGCGGCTACTCTGAGGACCCTTACGGTGTGCACCACGTCAACATAGAAGGGGTTATCGAAACAGCTCCGGACAGCCAGGCCTTTGGCACCGTTCACGTCTATCCTGACAAAATGATGTTGGAAGGGAGGGGCAGAGTTCCACACAGAATTATGAATTACAGGAAGGAATAA
- the TMEM220 gene encoding transmembrane protein 220 isoform X4, protein MAPAAGRGARGLWRACNWLMGAFFALAAFVQVMYTIPATLTLLVGLNPLVTGNFIWKSVSAIHIFLCVLWAISLAYNLLLHKKQNLLHEEEGRAPGGGRIQLAIATTVAFLPFISWVYIYINKEMRSSWPDHCKTVI, encoded by the exons ATGGCGCCGGcggcggggcgcggggcgcggggccTGTGGCGCGCCTGCAACTGGCTTATGGGCGCCTTCTTCGCGCTGGCGGCCTTTGTGCAG GTTATGTATACGATTCCTGCCACTCTGACCCTGCTTGTTGGACTTAACCCTCTTGTCACAG GTAACTTTATTTGGAAGAGTGTGTCTGCAATACACATATTCCTTTGTGTCCTGTGGGCTATCAGCTTGGCATACAACCTGTTGCTTCATAAGAAACAGAACCTCTTGCATGAAGAGGAAGGCAG GGCTCCAGGTGGTGGAAGAATTCAGCTGGCCATTGCTACCACAGTTGCTTTTCTCCCGTTTATCTCCTGGgtctacatatatataaacaaggAGATGCGCTCCTCCTGGCCAGATCATTGCAAGACGGTGATTTAA
- the TMEM220 gene encoding transmembrane protein 220 isoform X3 yields MAPAAGRGARGLWRACNWLMGAFFALAAFVQVNDPDAELWVVMYTIPATLTLLVGLNPLVTGNFIWKSVSAIHIFLCVLWAISLAYNLLLHKKQNLLHEEEGRAPGGGRIQLAIATTVAFLPFISWVYIYINKEMRSSWPDHCKTVI; encoded by the exons ATGGCGCCGGcggcggggcgcggggcgcggggccTGTGGCGCGCCTGCAACTGGCTTATGGGCGCCTTCTTCGCGCTGGCGGCCTTTGTGCAG GTGAACGATCCGGATGCAGAACTGTGGGTG GTTATGTATACGATTCCTGCCACTCTGACCCTGCTTGTTGGACTTAACCCTCTTGTCACAG GTAACTTTATTTGGAAGAGTGTGTCTGCAATACACATATTCCTTTGTGTCCTGTGGGCTATCAGCTTGGCATACAACCTGTTGCTTCATAAGAAACAGAACCTCTTGCATGAAGAGGAAGGCAG GGCTCCAGGTGGTGGAAGAATTCAGCTGGCCATTGCTACCACAGTTGCTTTTCTCCCGTTTATCTCCTGGgtctacatatatataaacaaggAGATGCGCTCCTCCTGGCCAGATCATTGCAAGACGGTGATTTAA
- the TMEM220 gene encoding transmembrane protein 220 isoform X2 — MAPAAGRGARGLWRACNWLMGAFFALAAFVQVMYTIPATLTLLVGLNPLVTGNFIWKSVSAIHIFLCVLWAISLAYNLLLHKKQNLLHEEEGRELFGLVIITAWLGLCHSSSKAPGGGRIQLAIATTVAFLPFISWVYIYINKEMRSSWPDHCKTVI, encoded by the exons ATGGCGCCGGcggcggggcgcggggcgcggggccTGTGGCGCGCCTGCAACTGGCTTATGGGCGCCTTCTTCGCGCTGGCGGCCTTTGTGCAG GTTATGTATACGATTCCTGCCACTCTGACCCTGCTTGTTGGACTTAACCCTCTTGTCACAG GTAACTTTATTTGGAAGAGTGTGTCTGCAATACACATATTCCTTTGTGTCCTGTGGGCTATCAGCTTGGCATACAACCTGTTGCTTCATAAGAAACAGAACCTCTTGCATGAAGAGGAAGGCAG GGAGCTGTTTGGTCTCGTGATCATCACAGCATGGCTGGGCCTGTGCCACAGCTCTTCAAA GGCTCCAGGTGGTGGAAGAATTCAGCTGGCCATTGCTACCACAGTTGCTTTTCTCCCGTTTATCTCCTGGgtctacatatatataaacaaggAGATGCGCTCCTCCTGGCCAGATCATTGCAAGACGGTGATTTAA
- the TMEM220 gene encoding transmembrane protein 220 isoform X1, which translates to MAPAAGRGARGLWRACNWLMGAFFALAAFVQVNDPDAELWVVMYTIPATLTLLVGLNPLVTGNFIWKSVSAIHIFLCVLWAISLAYNLLLHKKQNLLHEEEGRELFGLVIITAWLGLCHSSSKAPGGGRIQLAIATTVAFLPFISWVYIYINKEMRSSWPDHCKTVI; encoded by the exons ATGGCGCCGGcggcggggcgcggggcgcggggccTGTGGCGCGCCTGCAACTGGCTTATGGGCGCCTTCTTCGCGCTGGCGGCCTTTGTGCAG GTGAACGATCCGGATGCAGAACTGTGGGTG GTTATGTATACGATTCCTGCCACTCTGACCCTGCTTGTTGGACTTAACCCTCTTGTCACAG GTAACTTTATTTGGAAGAGTGTGTCTGCAATACACATATTCCTTTGTGTCCTGTGGGCTATCAGCTTGGCATACAACCTGTTGCTTCATAAGAAACAGAACCTCTTGCATGAAGAGGAAGGCAG GGAGCTGTTTGGTCTCGTGATCATCACAGCATGGCTGGGCCTGTGCCACAGCTCTTCAAA GGCTCCAGGTGGTGGAAGAATTCAGCTGGCCATTGCTACCACAGTTGCTTTTCTCCCGTTTATCTCCTGGgtctacatatatataaacaaggAGATGCGCTCCTCCTGGCCAGATCATTGCAAGACGGTGATTTAA